The Podarcis raffonei isolate rPodRaf1 chromosome 2, rPodRaf1.pri, whole genome shotgun sequence genome window below encodes:
- the LOC128409591 gene encoding uncharacterized protein LOC128409591 isoform X1 — translation MQLLERNLSSSRKFCTIMMKLIVFVLLAVLIPAKYASDQQSCGYPCIPESQINQKIQEAVDSKVSSVLLKSQLICTDAFARAADAHCPSGETLCWERRTDWEEIRSGLMVARRAITELPLWVDAKHIYTNLCFLCADVSIKYKLRAGGSWLGCLAGSLAQHALASLLAGGRTTRREPV, via the exons ATGCAACTTCTCGAAAGAAATTTGAGTTCCTCAAG GAAGTTCTGCACCATCATGATGAAGCTGATCGTTTTCGTTCTCTTAGCTGTCTTAATTCCTGCAAAATATGCAAGTGATCAGCAGTCCTGTGGTTATCCATGTATTCCAGAGAGTCAGATTAACCAGAAGATCCAGGAAGCAGTTGATTCCAAAG TGTCCTCTGTCCTATTGAAGAGCCAGCTGATTTGCACAGATGCATTTGCACGTGCTGCTGATGCCCACTGCCCTTCAGGTGAGACACTTTGCTGGGAGAGGAGAACAGATTGGGAGGAAATTAGAAGTGGGCTCATGGTGGCCAGAAGGGCAATAACAGAACTCCCTCTGTGGGTAGATGCAAAACACATTTACACAAACCTCTGCTTCCTTTGTGCAGACGTCAGTATAAAATATAAGCTCAGAGCTGGAGGCAGCTGGTTGGGTTGCTTAGCTGGATCATTAGCACAGCATGCACTTGCATCTTTACTTgctggtggaaggacaacaaggagggagccagtctaa
- the LOC128409591 gene encoding resistin-like isoform X2 yields the protein MQLLERNLSSSRKFCTIMMKLIVFVLLAVLIPAKYASDQQSCGYPCIPESQINQKIQEAVDSKVSSVLLKSQLICTDAFARAADAHCPSGHKATGCACGMGCGSWDIRGDTACHCQCANIDWTSARCCKVGIVG from the exons ATGCAACTTCTCGAAAGAAATTTGAGTTCCTCAAG GAAGTTCTGCACCATCATGATGAAGCTGATCGTTTTCGTTCTCTTAGCTGTCTTAATTCCTGCAAAATATGCAAGTGATCAGCAGTCCTGTGGTTATCCATGTATTCCAGAGAGTCAGATTAACCAGAAGATCCAGGAAGCAGTTGATTCCAAAG TGTCCTCTGTCCTATTGAAGAGCCAGCTGATTTGCACAGATGCATTTGCACGTGCTGCTGATGCCCACTGCCCTTCAG GTCACAAGGCCACTGGATGTGCCTGTGGAATGGGTTGTGGTTCCTGGGATATTCGTGGTGATACTGCCTGCCACTGCCAGTGTGCCAACATTGACTGGACTTCGGCCCGCTGCTGCAAAGTGGGTATTGTCGGCTGA